From Equus przewalskii isolate Varuska chromosome 7, EquPr2, whole genome shotgun sequence, one genomic window encodes:
- the C7H22orf39 gene encoding synaptic plasticity regulator PANTS: MADGGGWRPPRPCEAYRAEWELCRSAGHFLHHYYVHGERPACEQWRRDLASCRAWEERRSAGAQRSLCESERARVEAARKHALVWAPRQSPPADWHLPLPQEEKDQ, from the exons ATGGCTGACGGCGGCGGCTGGCGG CCGCCACGCCCCTGCGAGGCCTACCGCGCGGAATGGGAGCTGTGCCGCAGCGCCGGGCACTTCCTGCACCACTACTACGTCCACGGCGAGCGGCCGGCCTGCGAGCAGTGGCGGCGCGACCTGGCCAGCTGCCGCGCGTGGGAGGAGCGCCGGAGCGCCGGAGCCCAG CGGTCCCTCTGCGAGAGCGAGCGTGCAAGAGTCGAGGCTGCACGGAAGCATGCCCTCGTGTGGGCCCCAAGGCAGAGCCCCCCGGCAGACTGGCACCTCCCTCTGCCACAGGAGGAGAAGGACCAGTGA
- the MRPL40 gene encoding large ribosomal subunit protein mL40 isoform X2, with product MAAALGASARVLRPGSWLLGTWQTQIRDTRRRASLLSFWDLVPMRAEPLRKKKKVDPKKDQAVKDRLKKRIRRLEKASQELIPIEDFITPVKFLDQARQRPHTELPFEEGERRALLLKKWSLYKQREHEMERDTIRSMLEAQQEALQELQLMSPELHEEAIKRDPCLFPFEREGPDYTPPVSNYQPPEGRYQDITKVYTQVEFKR from the exons ATGGCCGCGGCGCTGGGCGCTTCCGCGCGCGTGCTGCGCCCGGGGAGCTG GCTTCTGGGAACTTGGCAGACACAGATTAGAGACACCCGCCGGCGAGCTTCGTTGTTGTCCTTCTGGGATCTCGTTCCCATGAG AGCAGAACCTCTGCGAAAGAAGAAGAAGGTAGATCCTAAAAAAGACCAAGCAGTAAAGGACCGTTTGAAAAAGAGGATCCGACGACTGGAAAAGGCTAGCCAGGAGCTAATTCCCATTGAAGATTTTATTACACCTGTGAAGTTCTTGGATCAAGCACG ACAGCGGCCTCACACAGAGCTCCCCTTTGAGGAAGGCGAGCGGAGAGCTCTGCTCCTGAAGAAGTGGTCCCTGTACAAGCAGCGAGAGCATGAGATGGAGAGGGACACCATCAGGTCCATGCTTGAGGCCCAGCAGGAAGCTCTGCAGGAGCTACAACTCATGTCCCCAGAGCTCCATGAGGAGGCCATCAAGCGGGACCCCTGTCTGTTCCCCTTTGAGAGAGAAGGGCCAGATTACACGCCACCGGTCTCCAACTACCAGCCCCCTGAAGGCAGGTACCAGGACATCACCAAGGTATACACACAGGTGGAGTTCAAGAGATAG
- the MRPL40 gene encoding large ribosomal subunit protein mL40 isoform X1, translated as MRLLGISRAPGHVPAPGCTHRGAAAPGARTNAGGPSQPRGESRGARGGRVYWEIGAFSQTWTLGPGGGEGHPLGHSGRTAGSWPSQGRRPTTEGNAGGDVPAAEEIPRCRPQAKERPPRSARLLGTWQTQIRDTRRRASLLSFWDLVPMRAEPLRKKKKVDPKKDQAVKDRLKKRIRRLEKASQELIPIEDFITPVKFLDQARQRPHTELPFEEGERRALLLKKWSLYKQREHEMERDTIRSMLEAQQEALQELQLMSPELHEEAIKRDPCLFPFEREGPDYTPPVSNYQPPEGRYQDITKVYTQVEFKR; from the exons ATGCGTCTATTGGGCATCTCGCGAGCTCCAGGCCACGTGCCGGCGCCGGGATGCACCCACCGGGGGGCGGCCGCGCCCGGGGCTCGAACGAATGCGGGGGGCCCTAGCCAGCCCCGGGGGGAGTCACGGGGAGCCCGAGGCGGCCGTGTTTATTGGGAGATCGGGGCGTTTTCACAGACATGGACACTTGGGCCCGGAGGAGGCGAGGGGCACCCACTCGGCCACTCCGGCCGCACCGCGGGGTCTTGGCCCTCGCAGGGACGCAGGCCGACCACGGAGGGGAACGCTGGCGGGGACGTGCCTGCGGCGGAGGAGATCCCGCGGTGCCGGCCGCAGGCCAAGGAGAGGCCGCCGCGCAGCGCGAG GCTTCTGGGAACTTGGCAGACACAGATTAGAGACACCCGCCGGCGAGCTTCGTTGTTGTCCTTCTGGGATCTCGTTCCCATGAG AGCAGAACCTCTGCGAAAGAAGAAGAAGGTAGATCCTAAAAAAGACCAAGCAGTAAAGGACCGTTTGAAAAAGAGGATCCGACGACTGGAAAAGGCTAGCCAGGAGCTAATTCCCATTGAAGATTTTATTACACCTGTGAAGTTCTTGGATCAAGCACG ACAGCGGCCTCACACAGAGCTCCCCTTTGAGGAAGGCGAGCGGAGAGCTCTGCTCCTGAAGAAGTGGTCCCTGTACAAGCAGCGAGAGCATGAGATGGAGAGGGACACCATCAGGTCCATGCTTGAGGCCCAGCAGGAAGCTCTGCAGGAGCTACAACTCATGTCCCCAGAGCTCCATGAGGAGGCCATCAAGCGGGACCCCTGTCTGTTCCCCTTTGAGAGAGAAGGGCCAGATTACACGCCACCGGTCTCCAACTACCAGCCCCCTGAAGGCAGGTACCAGGACATCACCAAGGTATACACACAGGTGGAGTTCAAGAGATAG